The following are encoded in a window of Pseudomonas sp. JQ170C genomic DNA:
- a CDS encoding DUF6950 family protein translates to MRKRDWTTQLANTIKAATERPFSWGEFDCCLFAADCAVAVCGVDPADAYRGKYSTETGAKRLLKKLHGSVEGAWDACFSRVQPGLIQRGDVALYDGPNGRGVAVFWADEFWSVAPDGAGRVECEPLTVWRVE, encoded by the coding sequence ATGCGAAAGCGCGACTGGACAACTCAACTCGCCAACACGATCAAGGCCGCCACAGAGCGGCCTTTTTCATGGGGCGAATTTGACTGCTGCCTATTCGCCGCTGACTGTGCGGTCGCGGTGTGCGGGGTCGATCCGGCCGATGCCTACCGAGGCAAGTACTCCACTGAGACCGGCGCAAAGCGTTTGCTGAAGAAACTGCACGGCTCTGTGGAGGGCGCGTGGGATGCCTGCTTTTCTCGCGTGCAGCCAGGGTTAATCCAGCGCGGCGACGTTGCACTGTATGACGGCCCCAATGGTCGGGGCGTGGCGGTGTTCTGGGCTGATGAGTTTTGGTCGGTGGCGCCTGACGGTGCTGGCCGGGTTGAGTGTGAGCCGTTAACGGTTTGGAGGGTTGAATGA
- a CDS encoding phage tail tip fiber protein, with product MTAAEGTISSQGQALTGLNNSLTTTNQNVTTAQQAADAANALAGGKGKVIIQSATPAAVDRLVQNLWIDTTGNANTPKRWTGSAWAAVTDKAATDAAAAAASALAQVATKAEASTVQALSNEVTQQGNSITAQGAEITSIKVSVGNVAGENLLLDPSFANSNGLINNPTVTVVSRNDASVPVGAPSARVTKSTIPTTTGNTYYGFSSALNVRPPENSAASQIAVTAGEVYDFELYAFSSVARQHGMWIQFYDGAGVSVGHNWAAASGDGVRITNAAGVWTKLTGQATVPADCIRMAMTFRMSLGDAAEVFLSSPVVRKRSGQENSQATATQSLDGRVTQTEQGLSSQSSQLTQLGNTVAGKADNSALQSLGSTVAQQGNTLNAQGTAVTQLQSTVGGIGGSGTNLLPAEYCAFGETVPVFYKAGGITVSTEAEAGAYSGSMLKVVSPASGQSHIYMASAQADYNLRVEPGVKYIVSFTVKSDVAKVLRVRVRAPNSAGVAIETTLSDVSVAAGVGRYSFVATMPAAVVDRGLLLFFIPQPVAAGTTWLDALMVERQVGTATAPSDFSPGPSSRAIAGQATAISQLNTAVNQQGTAITAQASRLDGLYVQVNPEMEGDTSGLAGATGSFVGVWTEQSARVEDGVATGKKIDTVQSQVGEVSASVQIVSETVAGVDGKVSAISSWKTETNVNGKKVATGIVQGSDGEIGEILLSAQRVAIIDGINGAEGNLFVFQNGQLFLNQAFISTAFIQNIVAGMTIRSAALNSQGLPLLEINFAAGTFTLRGQDANGSTLLNNGGLYVYDANGVERTAVGRMT from the coding sequence GTGACCGCGGCAGAAGGGACGATCTCCAGCCAGGGCCAGGCCCTCACTGGCTTGAACAACAGCCTGACCACCACCAACCAGAACGTCACGACAGCGCAGCAGGCGGCGGATGCGGCTAATGCGCTGGCGGGCGGGAAGGGCAAGGTGATCATTCAGTCGGCTACTCCGGCAGCAGTTGACCGGCTGGTACAGAACCTGTGGATCGACACCACCGGCAACGCCAACACCCCGAAGCGCTGGACCGGCTCGGCGTGGGCGGCAGTGACCGACAAAGCTGCAACGGATGCAGCTGCGGCGGCAGCATCGGCACTGGCCCAAGTAGCGACCAAGGCCGAGGCTTCGACGGTTCAGGCGCTGAGCAACGAAGTCACGCAGCAGGGAAACAGCATTACCGCTCAGGGCGCTGAGATCACCAGCATCAAGGTGTCCGTGGGCAATGTGGCCGGGGAAAACTTACTGCTCGATCCGTCGTTTGCTAACAGCAATGGATTGATCAACAACCCCACGGTGACGGTGGTTTCCCGCAATGACGCATCGGTGCCAGTAGGTGCGCCGTCGGCAAGGGTTACCAAGTCCACAATTCCGACGACTACCGGAAATACTTACTACGGGTTCAGTTCGGCTCTCAACGTGCGCCCGCCGGAGAACAGCGCCGCATCGCAGATCGCCGTAACGGCTGGGGAGGTTTACGACTTTGAGCTGTACGCCTTCAGTTCGGTGGCTCGCCAACACGGGATGTGGATTCAGTTCTATGACGGGGCGGGGGTTAGTGTTGGTCATAACTGGGCTGCCGCGTCGGGCGATGGTGTGCGAATTACCAACGCCGCAGGTGTCTGGACCAAGCTGACAGGGCAGGCGACGGTGCCCGCAGACTGTATCCGTATGGCGATGACGTTCCGTATGTCGCTGGGGGATGCAGCGGAAGTTTTCTTATCCTCTCCTGTTGTGCGTAAAAGGTCGGGCCAAGAGAACTCCCAAGCGACGGCTACTCAGTCGCTTGATGGTCGCGTCACTCAAACGGAGCAGGGCCTGAGCAGTCAGAGCAGCCAACTGACCCAGTTAGGCAATACGGTGGCTGGCAAGGCGGACAACAGTGCTTTGCAGTCGCTGGGTTCGACCGTTGCTCAGCAGGGCAACACACTCAACGCCCAGGGCACTGCAGTGACCCAATTGCAGAGCACTGTGGGCGGTATCGGCGGGAGCGGGACGAACCTGCTTCCTGCCGAGTACTGCGCCTTCGGCGAAACCGTTCCTGTGTTCTACAAGGCGGGAGGCATTACTGTCTCGACGGAAGCGGAGGCGGGTGCCTACTCGGGCTCCATGTTGAAGGTCGTGTCACCGGCAAGTGGCCAAAGCCACATCTACATGGCATCGGCGCAAGCCGACTACAACCTTCGTGTCGAGCCGGGTGTGAAGTACATCGTGTCATTCACGGTGAAATCCGACGTCGCGAAAGTACTCAGGGTGAGGGTTCGAGCGCCCAACTCGGCGGGTGTTGCGATCGAGACAACCCTTTCTGACGTCTCGGTTGCGGCTGGTGTTGGTCGATACAGCTTTGTAGCCACGATGCCTGCAGCGGTGGTTGATAGGGGGCTGCTGCTTTTCTTCATTCCCCAGCCAGTAGCAGCAGGGACAACGTGGCTCGATGCATTGATGGTTGAACGCCAGGTCGGTACCGCAACAGCACCCAGCGATTTTTCACCGGGGCCTTCGTCCAGGGCGATTGCAGGCCAAGCCACGGCGATCAGTCAGCTCAACACCGCGGTGAACCAGCAAGGAACTGCGATCACCGCTCAGGCCTCGCGCCTTGACGGGCTCTATGTTCAGGTGAATCCGGAGATGGAAGGAGACACGTCCGGGCTGGCTGGGGCAACGGGAAGCTTTGTGGGTGTCTGGACCGAGCAATCCGCCCGGGTCGAGGATGGCGTGGCCACGGGCAAGAAAATTGACACCGTACAGTCTCAGGTCGGCGAAGTCAGCGCGTCAGTACAAATCGTCAGCGAGACTGTTGCAGGTGTCGACGGAAAAGTTTCGGCGATCTCGTCATGGAAAACTGAAACGAACGTCAACGGTAAGAAGGTTGCCACCGGCATTGTTCAGGGAAGCGATGGCGAGATCGGCGAGATTCTGTTGTCCGCCCAGAGAGTGGCGATCATCGACGGGATTAATGGAGCAGAGGGAAATCTGTTCGTTTTCCAGAATGGTCAATTGTTTCTCAATCAGGCGTTCATCAGCACGGCGTTCATCCAGAATATCGTGGCCGGTATGACCATCCGATCAGCCGCGCTTAACTCGCAAGGACTGCCGCTGCTGGAGATCAATTTTGCAGCCGGTACATTCACGCTCCGCGGGCAGGACGCTAACGGCTCGACGCTGCTCAATAACGGCGGGCTGTACGTGTACGACGCCAATGGCGTTGAACGTACGGCCGTGGGGAGGATGACCTGA
- a CDS encoding tail fiber domain-containing protein — MSKQVINLGAAPSGAGGDDRRSAWLKAKSNFTELYNWLANTSNTDDQTTALPTTLPLARGGTGGTSEATARNGLGLGEASTPTFRGLELVNTLPFIDFHHANSASDYTTRLATFSSNLLTCSSRFSPTGVSCKSGESAAASANCFNISFGSGTCDLWVDITRLGSLQVTASDYRIKKNIETVENVSFLDRVEGYRIVHYEIGNFDVWQGDGTVFQGVIAHEAQAVNPLAVSGEKDAVDENGRPWIQQLNHMAFITDLIGAVKELRAEVATLKTELETLKG, encoded by the coding sequence ATGTCAAAACAAGTAATCAACCTGGGCGCGGCGCCGTCTGGCGCCGGCGGTGATGATCGCCGCAGCGCCTGGCTGAAAGCCAAATCAAACTTCACCGAGCTTTACAACTGGCTGGCGAATACGTCAAACACGGATGATCAAACAACCGCACTTCCAACGACCTTGCCTTTGGCGCGCGGCGGTACCGGGGGTACTTCTGAAGCGACAGCCAGGAACGGATTGGGGCTAGGTGAAGCCAGCACTCCGACATTTAGAGGGTTAGAGCTAGTAAACACTCTTCCCTTCATCGATTTTCACCATGCTAACTCGGCGTCAGACTATACAACCCGCCTTGCCACGTTCAGCAGCAACCTTCTCACTTGCTCTAGTCGATTCTCGCCTACTGGTGTTTCTTGCAAGTCTGGTGAGAGTGCCGCCGCCTCAGCAAACTGCTTCAACATCAGCTTTGGGTCGGGCACGTGCGATCTGTGGGTGGACATAACCCGCCTGGGCTCGCTTCAAGTCACGGCGTCGGATTACCGCATCAAGAAGAACATTGAAACGGTTGAAAATGTCTCCTTCTTGGATCGAGTTGAGGGATATCGGATTGTCCACTACGAGATAGGCAACTTTGATGTGTGGCAAGGCGACGGTACTGTTTTTCAGGGGGTTATTGCCCATGAGGCCCAAGCGGTAAACCCGCTCGCCGTCTCAGGTGAGAAAGATGCTGTCGATGAGAACGGCCGCCCGTGGATTCAACAGCTCAACCACATGGCCTTCATTACCGACCTGATTGGCGCGGTGAAGGAGCTACGAGCGGAAGTCGCCACCCTCAAAACTGAGCTTGAAACGCTGAAGGGCTGA
- a CDS encoding glycoside hydrolase family 19 protein, with protein sequence MPITQQKLLQILPNARPVAGIFLPAINRAMARYKIDSRVRQAAFLAQVGHESGHLRNLVENLNYSADALMRVWPTRFNADLAKEYARQPERIANVVYNARMGNIHPGDGWRFRGRGLLQVTGRANYAAAGAGLGLALEDQPELLEQPEHAAMSAAWWWAKHGLNELADAGRFQDIGSIINTGKPGRVPHGAVERKALYDRALQVLV encoded by the coding sequence CTGCCGATCACTCAGCAGAAGTTGCTGCAGATCCTTCCCAATGCCCGCCCAGTCGCGGGCATTTTTCTGCCTGCAATAAACCGGGCCATGGCGCGCTACAAGATCGACAGCCGGGTGCGTCAGGCGGCGTTCCTGGCCCAGGTCGGCCATGAATCTGGCCACCTTCGCAACCTGGTGGAGAACCTGAACTACAGCGCCGATGCACTGATGCGGGTGTGGCCGACCCGCTTCAATGCCGACTTGGCCAAGGAGTACGCCCGCCAGCCGGAGCGCATTGCCAATGTCGTGTACAACGCCCGCATGGGCAACATCCACCCGGGCGATGGCTGGCGCTTCCGTGGACGCGGCCTGCTGCAGGTCACCGGCCGGGCCAACTATGCCGCCGCCGGCGCGGGTTTGGGCCTGGCGCTGGAAGACCAGCCGGAACTGCTCGAGCAGCCGGAGCATGCCGCCATGTCAGCAGCCTGGTGGTGGGCGAAGCACGGGCTGAACGAACTGGCCGATGCCGGCCGCTTCCAAGACATCGGCAGCATCATCAATACCGGCAAGCCTGGCCGGGTGCCGCATGGTGCCGTAGAGCGCAAGGCGCTGTATGACCGAGCTCTGCAGGTGCTGGTGTGA
- a CDS encoding DUF2514 family protein codes for MNWLKLVPAWVWWLLALMIVGGVQQLRVGAGQTELATARQELADFRLEVSERDRRAAAKARAEEQRRQSVADEEGESARQKLELAEGRAAAAESAAGGLRGEIDRLRSGRSATCAAIATQQRQAGTSAVVVLGGLLEESDRMAGSCAAALERSRIAGLACEKVHDSMRDSH; via the coding sequence GTGAACTGGCTGAAGCTTGTGCCCGCCTGGGTGTGGTGGCTGCTGGCGCTGATGATAGTCGGTGGGGTCCAGCAATTACGCGTAGGAGCGGGACAAACCGAACTCGCTACGGCCCGTCAAGAACTGGCCGACTTCCGCTTGGAGGTCTCCGAGCGCGATCGGCGTGCCGCAGCCAAGGCCAGAGCCGAAGAACAGCGCCGCCAATCCGTGGCGGACGAGGAGGGCGAGAGTGCACGACAGAAATTGGAGTTGGCTGAAGGCCGCGCCGCTGCTGCTGAGTCTGCTGCTGGCGGGCTGCGCGGGGAAATCGACCGATTGCGTAGTGGCCGATCAGCCACCTGTGCTGCCATCGCTACCCAGCAGCGCCAGGCAGGAACCTCTGCCGTCGTGGTGCTCGGGGGATTGCTTGAAGAGTCTGACCGAATGGCGGGCAGCTGCGCAGCAGCGCTTGAGCGAAGCCGAATAGCTGGGCTGGCCTGCGAGAAGGTTCACGATTCGATGCGCGATAGCCACTGA